From one Pseudomonas sp. S35 genomic stretch:
- a CDS encoding sensor histidine kinase has protein sequence MTSVRARILVPVLVLILLGDALISWLVLRDSHHEIEEVYDAQLAQSARLLQGVLRQRDPGEADWERLYQAFDHAMSRVGEEGVAHPYETRLTFQVWRSDGQLLVRSAEAPVLAAPPATLGSHDIMDNGNDWCAFLLADPQQGLLIWVGERDDIRQDVIQRIMRHTLWPTLIGVPLLTLLIWLLIGWGLKPLRAMALSIRGRNGDTLQPLHLKPLPTDLEPMQTALNRLLVQVDDLLERERRFIADAAHELRTPLAILRIHAQNAKSAQTVEQRREALEFLVSGVDRATRIASQLLTMARIEPQLNNPVRSRVQLTALVREELAELTPLAMEKGVELVLEGHEECWVETEPVALAIALQNLVTNALNFSPPGSEVKVVIGAYCLSVQDQGPGIDEAQAGRLFERFYSRGNANGAGLGLAIVEMIVGKIGSRLALHNLERGGLCARLVFNEEIQSRPPSTG, from the coding sequence ATGACCTCCGTACGCGCGCGCATTCTCGTCCCGGTGCTGGTGTTGATCCTGCTCGGTGATGCCCTGATCAGCTGGCTGGTGCTGCGCGACAGTCACCACGAGATCGAAGAAGTCTACGACGCCCAACTCGCGCAAAGTGCACGCCTGCTGCAAGGTGTGCTGCGCCAGCGCGACCCCGGCGAAGCGGATTGGGAACGCTTGTACCAGGCGTTCGACCACGCCATGAGCCGCGTGGGTGAAGAGGGCGTGGCCCATCCCTATGAAACCCGCCTGACCTTCCAAGTGTGGCGCAGCGACGGCCAGCTACTCGTACGCTCCGCCGAAGCGCCGGTGCTCGCCGCGCCGCCCGCGACCCTCGGTTCCCACGACATCATGGATAACGGCAACGACTGGTGCGCCTTCCTCCTCGCCGACCCGCAGCAAGGCCTGCTGATTTGGGTGGGCGAGCGCGACGACATCCGCCAGGACGTGATCCAACGCATCATGCGCCACACCCTTTGGCCCACCCTGATCGGCGTGCCGCTGCTCACCCTGTTGATCTGGCTGCTCATCGGTTGGGGCCTCAAGCCCCTGCGGGCCATGGCCTTGTCGATTCGCGGGCGCAACGGCGACACGTTGCAACCGCTGCACCTCAAGCCGCTGCCCACCGACCTGGAACCCATGCAAACCGCGCTCAACCGCCTGCTGGTGCAGGTGGACGACCTATTGGAACGCGAACGTCGCTTCATTGCCGACGCCGCCCACGAATTGCGCACGCCGCTGGCGATCCTGCGTATCCATGCGCAAAACGCAAAAAGCGCGCAGACAGTGGAGCAACGACGCGAGGCGTTGGAGTTTCTGGTGAGCGGTGTCGACCGCGCCACCCGCATCGCCAGCCAGTTGCTGACCATGGCGCGCATAGAGCCACAATTGAATAACCCAGTACGCAGTCGTGTGCAGTTGACGGCGCTGGTGCGCGAAGAGTTGGCGGAACTGACCCCGCTCGCCATGGAAAAAGGCGTGGAGTTGGTGCTGGAAGGGCATGAAGAGTGCTGGGTCGAAACCGAACCCGTGGCACTGGCCATCGCCCTGCAAAACCTGGTGACCAACGCCCTCAACTTCTCCCCGCCCGGCAGCGAAGTGAAGGTCGTGATTGGTGCCTATTGCCTGAGCGTGCAGGACCAAGGCCCGGGGATTGATGAAGCGCAAGCCGGGCGCTTGTTCGAGCGGTTCTACAGCCGTGGAAATGCCAATGGCGCCGGCCTGGGGCTGGCGATTGTCGAGATGATCGTCGGCAAGATCGGCAGCCGGCTGGCGTTGCACAACCTGGAGCGGGGTGGGTTGTGCGCGCGGTTGGTGTTTAACGAAGAAATCCAGAGCCGCCCCCCTTCAACGGGCTGA